GGAGCGTCTTCAAGGACGGCGAGACGCTCAACTACGGCGGCTTGATCTTCGCGCTGCGACAGCGAGGAACGTCGCTGTGGCTGGGGTGCCCTCGGATTGAGGGGGACTCGGTTTTCGACGACGAAGGCGACGTGTCTCCGCTCTTGAGTCTCCTGGCCCGGGAGATTCACTTCGCGCGCAGCCTTGGCGTCGAGCCGGAGCAGGTCAACCTCTGGGACAAAGTGGTTCTCGAGGAGGGATGCCTGTCGGAGACGGATGTTTTCATGGAGCGGACACCGGATGCCCCGTCGGGAGACTCTGGGTGGTTCATCGGGCGTGTGGTGGAAGGGGAGGGTGAACGCGTACTGACGGCGCTTCGCGTGTGGCATCTGCTTCGTCTGCGGCCTCGCCTTGTGGACGCGATGGCCTTGCCACGCCGATTTCTTGTCGTTTGGCACGGTGACGATGTGGTCGGTGTTCAAGATGCGAACGGTAATGAGCGGTGGGGCTTGAAGTAGCCGTTGCTTGGGTCGCCGTGCAGCGGTTCGCGCGCGGACCCATTTGAATTCAGCGGCAATGGGGGGGCTTAATGGCCGCCAACTTAAGCGCATCGCGCAGCCACTGTGACAGCGGCGCCGCTTCCACTCGTGAGGCAGCAACTCCCCGATGAGGGAGTTGGGATGCGTCTGCACCCGGAGCCGCACGTCGTCCAGCGACTCCTTGCATCGTCGCCTCCAGCGACGTCAAGAACGCCTTGGGTTCCTCCGCCTCCTCGCGCCAGGGCCAGAAGCGGTCTTGAGGGAGCGTTCGGGGCACTCAGCCACAACACGTCGCCGCCGCGCCGCGCCGCGCCGCGTCCCGGGCCCCGGCGCGACAGGTGCCCGTGCGCCGGGGAGGCGTCCAGGCGGGCTGACGCCGTACCTGGGCCACGCGAGTCCTTGATGGCGTCGGCGAAGGTGACGTGCAGTCCCTGGATGAAGGAGAGCTGCTGCTGTTGAAACATTGCAGCCGCAATGACTCGCGAGGGTGGCTGCCTCAGCAGGTCGGAGGCGGGTGCTAAGTCGTTTCAAGCAGGCAGCTTCGCTCATCAATACAGGCGCGGCACACGGCGTAGCAGGTTCAAAATGGCGGGCGAGTCTGTCTGACTTACTGGGTTGTGGTTGCGGTGTCGCACAGCACAGGGGAGCCACGAGACTTGCAACAGCGATACAGGAGAACCCTGGCGTATTCAGTTCAGTCTCATGAGAGGTTCTAGAACAACCTGGCAGGTATGGGCACCTGCAGGAGCAAGGCGTTGCCAGAAATAAGAAGAGGGGCTGATGGAGAAATTCCCATCAACCCCCCTCTGAAACGAGGAACAACCCGCCGCGACAGCCGGCGTCAAAAACAACGAACTACTAGCGCGCCTTCGGGCCGCCGCGAACGTGGATCTTGATCTTCATGTGGTGCCTCCTTTCAAATTGAACGCTACGTGTACTCAAAACCGAATGTCAAATCGAACCAGGGAAAAATGTGCAACGCATTGCGGCGATACGAATGGAGTCCCGCGTCACATCGAAACGCTCGTATTCAGACAATGGGAGCGTGAATCGCAAAGCCGTGGCCGAGGTGTTGACACGGTGCGACCATTAAGGCGACTTTTGCTTGCGGACCATGGCCTATCCCTTCGAGCGGACCCTTCGTTCCCTGAACTACGAGTCGGACACGCGCCTCGTGTTCGTCGCTCTGATGGTGTTGTGCATCGGCGGGCTCTTCGCCTGGTCGCTGTTCGCCAAGGTCCCGCTCGTCAAAGCCAGCTCACAGGCCCGGATCGAGCCACACAACGCTGTTCATCGCATCGAGCCGCCCAGCGCGGGCAGGGTCGTGCTCTCTCAGCTCAAGCTCGACCACGAGGTCAAGGAAGGGGACCTTCTCATCGAGTTCGACGCACGGGCCGAGCGCCTCGAACTCGAGCGGAGCAAGGCGACGATCGCCGCGACCGAGAAGGAGCTCGCCATCATCCGCCAGCAGATCGCCAACAAGCACGAAGAGGCGGCTTTGACGGCGCGGGTGGACGAGGTCGCGGTCCAGGAAGCGCTGGGGCGGGAGCAGGAACTCGCGCCCAGGCACCGGCTCGCGGTGGAGCGCGAGCAGTTGGCCCTCAAGAGCCCGACGGGCTCGGTCTCGGAGATGGAGAAGCTGGAGCGCACGACCGATGTCGACGCGCTCCGCTACGCGCAGACGGCGCAGGGCCTGGCGCTCACCCGGCTGCGGCGCGAGCAGAACGTGCGCCGTCAGGCCCTCGCCGCGCAGCTGCTGGCGCTCGAGCGCGAGGCGCTGGGCGCCGAGGGGCGGATCCGGGAACTCCAGGGCGCCATCGACCGTCTCGAGTACCAGATCGAGCGGAAGCTGTATCGGGCGCCGGCCACGGGCCACCTGGTCGACGTGGCGGAGCTCGGCTCGGGCGCGTTCATCGCCGACGGGCAGCGGGTCGGCACCATCGTCGCGAGCAATGCCGAGGTGCGGGTGCGCGCCCGTTTCCCGAAGGAGGTCGTCGGATTGATCCAGCCCGGTCAAACGGCGCGCCTCAAGCTCGACGGCTACCCGATGACCATCTACGGGACGGTCCCCGCCAGGGTGACGGCCGTCGGGACCGAGCCTGGCCAGACCGCCACGCCCGAGGCCATCCCCGGGACGGTGCGCGTCGAGCTCAAGTTCGCACCGCCGGACGATCCGCGCATTCAACTGAGCCACGGCATGACCCTCACGGTCGAGGTCGAGGTCGCGCGGGCGTCGCCGGTCGCGCTGCTGATGCGGGCGGTCGGCGAATGGAATCCGCAGCCTGAAGCACCGCCCACGAGCGTGTTTCGGCCCGAAGCCGAGGCCCGCTGACCATGACTTCTCCCGGGCGTCGGCGCTCAATCATTCCCGAGGTGATTCAAATCTCGGCGACGGATTGCGGCCCCGCTTCACTCAAGAGCCTGTTCGCGGGGATGGGCGCCGAGCTCAACTATCGCGTCCTTCGCGAGGTGTGTCAGACGGACGTCGATGGCACCTCGATCGTCACCCTGGATGAAGTCGCGAACCAGCTCGGGCTCGACTCCGAGCAGGTGATGCTTCCGCTCGATCACGTGGTGGTCCCCGAAGCCAAGGCGCTTCCCGCCATCATCGTCACGCTCAGCGCCGGAGGCCGGCCGCACTTCGTGGTGCTGTGGAAGCGCGTTGGCCCGTTCATCCAGGTCATGGACCCGGCGGCGGGCCGTCACTGGACCCGGATTTCGACGCTGCTGAGCCACCTGTACCAGCACACCACGTCCGTTCCGGCGGAGGGCTGGCGGGAATGGGCCGGGTCCGAGGAGGCGGTCGCGACGTTCGAGCGCCGCTTGCTGGACCTGGGGGCGACGCAGGCGCGGGAGCTGGTTTCCCGCGCGCTCGAGGACCCCGAGTATTTGTCGATCGCCAGGCTCGACGCCGCGTGCCGGGCGTCCGAAGCGATGATCCGCGCGGGCGCCGTCCGGAGAGGCCGGACGGCGGCGGGTCTGCTGCAATCCATGATGGCGAAGGACGCTTCCGGCGAAGTGCCCATTCCCGCCACCTATTGGTCCGTTCGCCCCAACCCCGAGGTGGAGGGCGAGGTGTTGATGTCCGGCGCGGTGCTGATGCGGGTTCGCGGTTGGCGCGAGGCTCCGCGTGAAGGCGAAGACGCGCCGAGAGCCGTGCTCGCGAGCGACCTGGCGACGGAGCTCGTCGCCAAGCAGGTGAGCCCGGCGCGAACGCTGCTCCGCCTTCGAGGCGCGGACTCGTGGGTCGTTCCGGGTCTGATTGTGGTGGGACTTGTGTTCGCCACCTTCGGGCGAATCCTGCAAGCGCTGATGCTCCGTGGCGTGCTCGACCTGGGGCGCGACCTCGGCACGTTCGCGCAGCGTGCGACGGGCATGGCCGTTCTCGCGGGCGTCGCGCTCTGCTTCATGCTCATCCAAATCCCCATTTCATTGGGATTGCTCGGCATCGGCCGCCGGCTCGAGGTGCGGCTGCGGAAGGCGTATTTCGAGAAGCTCCCCGAGATGGAGGACCGCTATTTCCAGAGCCGGCTCGCCTCCGACATGGCGTCTCGCACGCACAACATCCAGGCGATGCGGTCGTTGCCGCCCCTGCTCGCGCAGGCCCTGGTCCTGTCGCTCGAGGTCGTGAGCATCACGGCCGCGCTCATCTGGGCCGCGCCGCACGCATGGCGCATCGTCCTCGCGCTCGCGGCGGTCACGCTGCTCGTGCCCCTGGTCGCGCAGAAGCTGCTGTTCGAGCCCGACCTGCGCGTGCAGATGCACGCAGGCGCGCTCAGCGGATTCACCCTGAACGCGCTCGTCGGGCTCACGCCGATCCGGATTCACGGCGCCGAGCGGTCGCTGCGCCGCGCGCAGGAGACCTTGCTCGTGAGCTGGAGCAAGGCGCGCTATTGGCTCCAGACGCTGTCGGTGGGGTTCGAAGGCGGGCTGATGCTGGGGAGCTACGGCCTCGTCATGCTGCTCGTCTATTCGTACCTCTCGGGCACCGAGCGGGCTTCGCTGGTGTTGTTGGTCGTCTATTGGGCGCTGCGGTTTCCCATCCTCGGCCAGCGGCTGATGCTGCTGAGCCGCGCGTTCCCGAATGCGATGAACCGGGTTCGCCGTCTCCTCGACGTCATCGGTGACATCAAGGAGCCGTCGGCCCGGTCCGAGGCGCCCGTGCAGGCGCCTGTCGCGCCCGCGGGCGCCGCGAGCGGCGTTTCCATCGTGATGGAGAAGGTCCGCGTGAAGGGCGGCGGTCACACCATCCTCGACAAGGTTTCCTTGAACATCGCCCCCGGCGAGCACGTGGCCGTGGTCGGTGTCTCCGGAGCAGGCAAGTCGACGCTGGTCGGCCTTTTGCTCGGCTGGCTCCGGCCGGCGCGCGGCGAGATCAAGGTCGACGGGCAGGTGCTCGATCAGGCCGCTGTCGAGCGGCTGCGGCGCACCACGGCCTGGGTGGATCCTTCGATCAGTCTCTGGAACCAGAGCCTCATCGACAACCTCCGGTATGGCAACGACGGCGCGCAAGGCTGGTCTCTGTCGGGGGCGCTCAAGGGGGCCGAGATGCTCGACATCCTCGAGGCGCTTCCAGACGGCCTGCAGACATCGTTGGGCGAAGGCGGAGGGCTGGTTTCGGGCGGCCAGGGTCAGCGCGTGCGCCTGGCTCGCGCGATGCTTCGCTCCGGCGTGCGCCTGGCCATCCTCGACGAGCCGTTTCGCGGTCTCGATCGCGACCGGCGCGCGCGGCTCCTCGCCGAGTCCCGGCGGCTCTGGGCGGACATCACGCTCCTCTGTGTCACCCACGACGTCGAGCACACCCAGGAGTTCGATCGCGTGCTCGTGATCGAGAACGGTCGGATCCTCGAGAACGGGCCGCCGAAGGAGCTGCTCGCGAACAAGGAGTCGCGGTACTCCGTGCTCCTTCGCGCCGACCAGGAGAATCGCACGCTGCTCTGGGGCGGTGGGCGCTGGCGCCATTGGTGGCTTTCGGGCGGCCAACTGGTGGAGAGGCCGGCGCCAAAGCCGGTGGCGGCGCCGGTCACGGAGCCCGTCGCGGACAAGCTGGAGCTGGTGGGATGACGCGCTCGGACTCCGACCTGTTGTGGCCGGTCGAGCGACTGCCCGACGCGCTGGAGCAACTGGCGCAGCGGCAAGGCTATGGCAGGACCGCGGGCGAGATCGCTCCGCCCGCGGCGGCCGTCGAGCCAAGCCGGGTCTGGATGTTCGCGCTCGGAGATCGACTCGGCGTGGAGCTCGAGCCGATCACGCCGCTCTACCACGAGCTGCCCGACGTCCTCGAGCGCGCCGCGCCCTGCATCCTCCAGGTCCGGCGAGACGGCGTCCCGTCCTATCTGGTGCTGCTGGGGACGCGGCGCGGGAAGCTGCGCCTGCTCGCGCGCGACGCCATGGTGGTTTCGGTCCCGACGAAGCTCGCGCTCGCGCTCCTGCGCGAAGAGCAGGAAGCCACCGTCGCCGAGGTGGACCAGCTTCTCGGCGGCGTGGAGATGTCGCCCCGTGCGCGCGAGCACGCCCGCTCCAAGATGCTGCTGCAGCGGCTCGGCCAGGCGCAGCTACGCACCGGCTGGATCATGCGCCCCAGGCGCACGGCGAGCCGTCGGACGCTGCTCGGCGACATCCCGTCGCTCGTCACCGGCATCCTCGTGAGCCACACGCTCCTCTCGCTGGTGCTGGCTGGCTCGTTCTGGTTGCTCGGTCGCGCCGCGCTCCAGGCCCACCTCGAGACCGGCTGGTTCCTGGGGTGGATCGCCGTGATCGCGTGCGCGATTCCGCTCCGCATGCTCGAGGTGTGGTGGCAGGGCGTGTTCTCGATCCGGCTCGGAACGCTGCTGAAGCAGCAGCTCCTGACGGGAACCCTCAAGCTGACCCCCGACGAGGTGCGGCTCGACGGCATCGGCCGCCATTTCGGCCGCGTCGCCGAGGCCGAGGTCGTCGAGCAGCTTGCGGTCGGTGGCGCCCTGCTCGCGGTGTTGTCGCTCGTCGACCTGGTCCTGGCGGGCGTCATCCTCGTGCTCGGGGCGGGAGGGTGGCTCCAGGCGGTGGTGCTCGTCCTGTGGGTCGCGGTCGCGTTCGTCCTGGCGCGCCGCCACTACGGCGTCCAGCGGGAGTGGTCGAGCTCGCGCGTCGAGATCACCCACGACCTGCTCGAGCGCATGCTCGGCCATCGAACGCGGCTGGCACAGCTTCCCCTCGAGCGCTGGCATGATGGCGAAGATGTCCGCTTGAGCTCCTACTCCGAGATCTCGAAGGTCATGGATCGCCGGACCATGCAACTGACCGCGCTCCTGCGCGACGGCTGGTTGGTGCTGGCCCTGTTGACCTTGCTGCCGGCGTTCAGCAGCGGTACGGCCAATCCCAGCCTGCTGGCAGTGTCCGTGGGCGGCATCTTGCTCGCGCTGCGAGCCTTCGACGAGGTCGCCGTCTACTTCCAGCAGGTCTCCCAGGCGGCGGTGTCGTTCGAGCAGATCCGCGACTTGTTGCTCGCGGTGGGCCGCCCCGAGCTCGAATCGAAAGTCCCTCTCGAAATGGAGGGAGGCAAGTCCACCGACGCCGCCGACGAAACCCTCATCGAGGCGCGGGGTGTGACTTTCCGGCACGACGCGCGCACCCGGCCGGTGCTCGAGAACTGCTCGTTCCAGATCGCGCAGGGCGACCGCATCCTGCTGGAGGGCCCATCGGGCGGTGGCAAGTCGACGCTGGTGTCGCTGTTGACGGGCCTGAGGACGCCGCAGGGCGGTGTGATGCTGCTGCATGCGTTGGACCGCGCGACGTTCGGCTCCTCGGGCTGGCGCAAGCGCATCACCGCCGCGCCGCAGTTCCACGAGAACCACGTCCTGTCCGGCAGCTTCGCGTACAATCTCCTGCTCGGACGCGAGTGGCCGACCTCGCCCGAGCTGCGGACCAAGGCCGCCGCGCTGTGCAAGGAGCTCGGGCTGGACGAGCTGGTCGCCAAGATGCCCGCCGGCCTCGAGGAGATGATCGGCGAGACCGGCTGGCAACTCTCCCACGGTGAGAAGAGCCGGCTCTACATCGCGCGCACGCTGCTGCAGGGGGTCGAGCTGGTCATCCTCGACGAGAGCTTCGCCTCCCTCGATCCCGAGACCATGCGGGTCGCGCAGCGCTGCGTCCTCAACCACGCGAAAGCCCTCGTGGTCGTCAGCCACCCATGAGACTTCGACTTACGCTCGCCCTCCTCGTGATGACCTGCTCCGGTTGCGAGCTGATCCGTCCCGTCGTCGTCAAACCGCCTCCGACGCCGGGCAGCTACTCGACCGCTGTCGA
This genomic window from Myxococcus hansupus contains:
- a CDS encoding immunity protein Imm33 domain-containing protein; its protein translation is MVELSRVIGRQRFTVSCQEGVVPLAERLLRTVEAMVSAGSVFKDGETLNYGGLIFALRQRGTSLWLGCPRIEGDSVFDDEGDVSPLLSLLAREIHFARSLGVEPEQVNLWDKVVLEEGCLSETDVFMERTPDAPSGDSGWFIGRVVEGEGERVLTALRVWHLLRLRPRLVDAMALPRRFLVVWHGDDVVGVQDANGNERWGLK
- a CDS encoding HlyD family secretion protein, with the protein product MAYPFERTLRSLNYESDTRLVFVALMVLCIGGLFAWSLFAKVPLVKASSQARIEPHNAVHRIEPPSAGRVVLSQLKLDHEVKEGDLLIEFDARAERLELERSKATIAATEKELAIIRQQIANKHEEAALTARVDEVAVQEALGREQELAPRHRLAVEREQLALKSPTGSVSEMEKLERTTDVDALRYAQTAQGLALTRLRREQNVRRQALAAQLLALEREALGAEGRIRELQGAIDRLEYQIERKLYRAPATGHLVDVAELGSGAFIADGQRVGTIVASNAEVRVRARFPKEVVGLIQPGQTARLKLDGYPMTIYGTVPARVTAVGTEPGQTATPEAIPGTVRVELKFAPPDDPRIQLSHGMTLTVEVEVARASPVALLMRAVGEWNPQPEAPPTSVFRPEAEAR
- a CDS encoding ATP-binding cassette domain-containing protein, with translation MTSPGRRRSIIPEVIQISATDCGPASLKSLFAGMGAELNYRVLREVCQTDVDGTSIVTLDEVANQLGLDSEQVMLPLDHVVVPEAKALPAIIVTLSAGGRPHFVVLWKRVGPFIQVMDPAAGRHWTRISTLLSHLYQHTTSVPAEGWREWAGSEEAVATFERRLLDLGATQARELVSRALEDPEYLSIARLDAACRASEAMIRAGAVRRGRTAAGLLQSMMAKDASGEVPIPATYWSVRPNPEVEGEVLMSGAVLMRVRGWREAPREGEDAPRAVLASDLATELVAKQVSPARTLLRLRGADSWVVPGLIVVGLVFATFGRILQALMLRGVLDLGRDLGTFAQRATGMAVLAGVALCFMLIQIPISLGLLGIGRRLEVRLRKAYFEKLPEMEDRYFQSRLASDMASRTHNIQAMRSLPPLLAQALVLSLEVVSITAALIWAAPHAWRIVLALAAVTLLVPLVAQKLLFEPDLRVQMHAGALSGFTLNALVGLTPIRIHGAERSLRRAQETLLVSWSKARYWLQTLSVGFEGGLMLGSYGLVMLLVYSYLSGTERASLVLLVVYWALRFPILGQRLMLLSRAFPNAMNRVRRLLDVIGDIKEPSARSEAPVQAPVAPAGAASGVSIVMEKVRVKGGGHTILDKVSLNIAPGEHVAVVGVSGAGKSTLVGLLLGWLRPARGEIKVDGQVLDQAAVERLRRTTAWVDPSISLWNQSLIDNLRYGNDGAQGWSLSGALKGAEMLDILEALPDGLQTSLGEGGGLVSGGQGQRVRLARAMLRSGVRLAILDEPFRGLDRDRRARLLAESRRLWADITLLCVTHDVEHTQEFDRVLVIENGRILENGPPKELLANKESRYSVLLRADQENRTLLWGGGRWRHWWLSGGQLVERPAPKPVAAPVTEPVADKLELVG
- a CDS encoding ABC transporter ATP-binding protein; amino-acid sequence: MTRSDSDLLWPVERLPDALEQLAQRQGYGRTAGEIAPPAAAVEPSRVWMFALGDRLGVELEPITPLYHELPDVLERAAPCILQVRRDGVPSYLVLLGTRRGKLRLLARDAMVVSVPTKLALALLREEQEATVAEVDQLLGGVEMSPRAREHARSKMLLQRLGQAQLRTGWIMRPRRTASRRTLLGDIPSLVTGILVSHTLLSLVLAGSFWLLGRAALQAHLETGWFLGWIAVIACAIPLRMLEVWWQGVFSIRLGTLLKQQLLTGTLKLTPDEVRLDGIGRHFGRVAEAEVVEQLAVGGALLAVLSLVDLVLAGVILVLGAGGWLQAVVLVLWVAVAFVLARRHYGVQREWSSSRVEITHDLLERMLGHRTRLAQLPLERWHDGEDVRLSSYSEISKVMDRRTMQLTALLRDGWLVLALLTLLPAFSSGTANPSLLAVSVGGILLALRAFDEVAVYFQQVSQAAVSFEQIRDLLLAVGRPELESKVPLEMEGGKSTDAADETLIEARGVTFRHDARTRPVLENCSFQIAQGDRILLEGPSGGGKSTLVSLLTGLRTPQGGVMLLHALDRATFGSSGWRKRITAAPQFHENHVLSGSFAYNLLLGREWPTSPELRTKAAALCKELGLDELVAKMPAGLEEMIGETGWQLSHGEKSRLYIARTLLQGVELVILDESFASLDPETMRVAQRCVLNHAKALVVVSHP